The Alteromonas stellipolaris genome includes a region encoding these proteins:
- the dsbB gene encoding disulfide bond formation protein DsbB, whose translation MRSVVHRISRWAEHKSSWLVLFATSLGLELAALYFQYGMGLKPCIMCIYQRTAMYGIVLSALFVLIKNNGLTRMVGFAGWAVSAGWGFLIAKEHIAILNAPNPFFASCEIVPNFPSWLQLHEWIPAIFAAQGDCLEDSWQFLSMGMAQWMQILFAAYFIVFAIVFACRLLDKKPF comes from the coding sequence ATGCGTTCAGTAGTACATCGCATTAGTCGCTGGGCAGAGCACAAGTCTTCATGGCTTGTGCTTTTCGCCACGTCATTAGGGCTAGAATTAGCCGCTCTTTACTTTCAATATGGCATGGGCTTAAAACCCTGCATTATGTGCATTTACCAACGTACTGCCATGTACGGCATTGTGTTGTCAGCGCTGTTTGTTTTGATTAAAAACAACGGCCTTACACGCATGGTAGGTTTTGCCGGTTGGGCAGTATCTGCCGGCTGGGGCTTTTTAATCGCTAAAGAACATATTGCTATTTTGAATGCGCCGAACCCTTTTTTCGCCAGCTGCGAAATAGTACCTAACTTTCCATCATGGCTTCAGTTACACGAATGGATACCTGCTATTTTCGCCGCACAAGGTGATTGCTTAGAGGACAGTTGGCAGTTTCTTTCAATGGGAATGGCACAATGGATGCAAATCCTCTTTGCTGCGTACTTTATAGTATTTGCTATTGTATTTGCATGTCGTTTGCTGGATAAAAAACCCTTTTGA
- a CDS encoding GNAT family N-acetyltransferase translates to MIDLSILPSRLPPIHTEQGPVTIQRIAPKHAEALCEASQQSIHHVKPWLGAALCPVTPALAKQCIQSMEAARESGYGLTYLLMHDERCLGMGIINYIHHTHLTANLGYWLRSDSCGKGLATAICEALKKLAFTQMNLHRLECLIEPNNKASLRVAERIGAEKEGLCRKRIFGRDALLYSITG, encoded by the coding sequence TTGATAGACCTTTCTATTTTGCCGTCAAGGCTCCCTCCTATCCACACAGAACAGGGGCCGGTGACAATACAGCGCATAGCCCCTAAGCATGCTGAAGCCTTATGTGAGGCTTCACAGCAATCTATTCACCATGTGAAACCTTGGTTAGGTGCAGCGCTGTGCCCAGTTACCCCTGCATTGGCGAAACAATGTATTCAATCGATGGAGGCTGCGAGAGAGTCAGGTTATGGGTTAACCTACTTGCTAATGCACGATGAACGCTGTTTGGGCATGGGGATCATCAACTATATCCACCACACCCATTTAACCGCGAATTTGGGTTATTGGCTTCGTTCAGACTCATGTGGAAAAGGCCTCGCCACTGCCATTTGTGAAGCGCTAAAGAAGCTAGCCTTTACGCAAATGAATTTACACCGACTAGAATGCCTAATTGAGCCTAACAACAAAGCCAGTTTGCGCGTGGCCGAACGTATTGGTGCTGAAAAGGAAGGGCTTTGCCGCAAGCGCATTTTCGGACGAGATGCGCTGCTTTACAGTATTACCGGTTAA
- a CDS encoding YcgN family cysteine cluster protein: MTAPFWETKTLEEMTQKEWESLCDGCAKCCLHKFIDDENEEAQAPTDYINANEQIHYTNIVCSLLNTKKCECTQYAKRTELVPDCVQLTKANLKDIFFMPTSCAYRRLHEGRGLPSWHPLLNKGKKHVMHKNGMSVRNKTVFETDVDLDAFEDYIAIWPLEDLD; encoded by the coding sequence ATGACTGCTCCTTTTTGGGAAACCAAAACCCTTGAAGAAATGACCCAAAAGGAATGGGAGTCATTATGCGATGGCTGTGCAAAGTGTTGCTTACATAAGTTTATTGATGATGAAAACGAAGAAGCGCAAGCGCCTACGGATTACATCAATGCCAATGAACAAATTCATTACACCAATATTGTCTGTTCTCTGCTCAATACGAAAAAATGTGAATGTACCCAGTATGCAAAGCGAACTGAGCTTGTGCCCGATTGTGTTCAGCTGACGAAAGCCAACTTAAAAGACATTTTTTTTATGCCCACAAGCTGCGCTTATCGCCGTCTTCATGAAGGGAGAGGTTTGCCGTCTTGGCATCCGTTGCTGAATAAGGGCAAGAAACATGTGATGCACAAAAATGGCATGTCTGTACGCAATAAAACGGTGTTTGAAACCGATGTGGATTTAGATGCTTTCGAAGATTATATTGCTATTTGGCCGTTGGAAGATTTAGATTAA
- a CDS encoding fumarylacetoacetate hydrolase family protein, translating into MYQHVEFQGNPIALPIGKVACIGRNYLDHIEEMKSVVSESPLLFLKPKAALCDLAKPLVIPANQGECHNELEVAVLLKHALCKATEDEVLAAIWGIGLGLDLTLRDVQRELKAQGQPWERAKSFDLSSPVSGFVPIDSITDLQDLHFTLSINGEVRQSGHTAMMLHKIVPLIAHMSQTFTLDAGDVVLTGTPKGVGPLLAGDTIEATLHDKITVNTKVVS; encoded by the coding sequence ATGTATCAACATGTAGAATTTCAGGGCAATCCCATCGCATTGCCGATAGGGAAAGTGGCATGTATTGGTCGTAACTATCTTGATCATATCGAAGAAATGAAATCGGTTGTATCAGAGTCACCTTTGTTATTTTTAAAACCCAAAGCGGCGTTGTGTGACTTGGCCAAACCGCTGGTTATTCCTGCCAATCAAGGTGAATGCCATAACGAGCTTGAAGTGGCTGTATTGCTTAAACACGCGTTATGCAAAGCTACAGAAGATGAAGTGTTAGCGGCCATTTGGGGTATAGGGCTTGGTTTGGATTTAACCTTGCGTGATGTGCAGCGCGAGCTTAAGGCGCAAGGCCAACCTTGGGAACGGGCAAAGTCTTTCGATTTAAGCTCTCCAGTGTCAGGCTTTGTTCCAATAGATAGCATCACAGACTTACAAGATTTACATTTTACATTAAGTATAAACGGTGAAGTTCGTCAGTCTGGGCATACCGCAATGATGCTGCACAAAATAGTGCCGTTAATTGCGCATATGTCCCAAACCTTTACCCTAGATGCGGGTGACGTGGTGCTAACGGGTACCCCTAAAGGAGTAGGGCCGTTACTTGCGGGTGACACCATTGAAGCCACCTTACATGATAAAATCACTGTTAATACAAAGGTTGTTAGCTAA
- a CDS encoding lytic murein transglycosylase, with translation MAKRLTASLLAVAGFVASIAFAQAEEKTAQGFAEYVTALKAEAKQKGFNESFLTDAFNDISFRPTVIKSDKNQPEKKITLDSYLASRVPDWKVQQAVEMYNKHKPLLEEIGQKYQVQPRFIVALWGNESNFGRIQGNYSVLSALASLAYEGRREKLFKDNLFAALTILHEGHTSVDALKGSWAGAMGQSQFMPISFLNYAVDYDGDGRKDIWQTEADVFASIANYLSSEGWDKNGTWGRQVSLTQPIKAFGLSKSLYKPLADWQQAGVRRFDGSDLPNADISASLIMPDGSEGRVYLVYNNFHTLMKWNRSSYFGVSVGYLSERIKRGY, from the coding sequence ATGGCTAAACGGTTAACAGCATCGCTACTTGCAGTAGCGGGGTTTGTGGCAAGCATTGCTTTTGCTCAGGCCGAAGAAAAAACAGCACAAGGGTTTGCTGAGTACGTAACAGCGTTAAAAGCCGAAGCCAAACAGAAAGGCTTCAATGAATCATTTCTCACCGACGCCTTTAACGATATTAGTTTCCGTCCAACGGTTATCAAGTCTGATAAAAACCAACCCGAAAAGAAAATTACACTCGATAGTTACTTAGCTAGTCGTGTGCCTGACTGGAAAGTTCAGCAAGCGGTTGAAATGTATAACAAGCACAAGCCGCTGCTTGAAGAGATAGGGCAGAAGTATCAGGTTCAACCTCGATTTATTGTTGCACTATGGGGTAACGAATCAAATTTTGGACGTATTCAAGGTAACTACAGCGTGCTGTCTGCCTTGGCCTCACTTGCGTATGAAGGCCGCCGAGAAAAACTGTTTAAAGATAACCTTTTTGCCGCGCTGACTATTCTTCATGAAGGCCATACTAGCGTTGATGCGTTAAAAGGTTCTTGGGCTGGTGCCATGGGGCAAAGCCAATTTATGCCAATCTCCTTTTTAAACTACGCGGTAGATTATGATGGTGATGGTAGAAAAGATATATGGCAAACCGAAGCCGATGTATTTGCCTCTATTGCAAACTACCTATCATCAGAAGGGTGGGATAAGAACGGCACGTGGGGTAGGCAGGTGTCTTTAACCCAGCCTATAAAAGCGTTCGGTCTTTCAAAAAGCCTTTATAAGCCCTTAGCCGATTGGCAGCAAGCAGGCGTTAGACGCTTCGACGGTAGCGATTTGCCAAACGCTGATATTTCGGCTTCTCTTATTATGCCTGATGGCAGTGAAGGGCGGGTTTACCTTGTCTATAATAACTTTCATACCTTGATGAAATGGAACCGCTCAAGTTACTTCGGCGTGTCGGTAGGTTACCTTTCAGAACGTATAAAACGAGGGTATTAA
- a CDS encoding YcgL domain-containing protein translates to MLCAIYKSRKHLGMYLYVPNKDQFDDVPEILKDKFGKPELVTVLSLDKHEKLAGVDKQKLVAELEDKGFYLQLPPKEDDLLMTHRKSLGLQATPDKKF, encoded by the coding sequence ATGTTGTGCGCAATTTATAAATCTCGAAAACACCTAGGCATGTATTTGTATGTGCCTAATAAAGACCAATTTGATGATGTGCCAGAAATTCTTAAAGACAAGTTTGGCAAGCCAGAGTTAGTCACAGTATTGTCGCTAGATAAGCACGAGAAACTGGCTGGGGTGGATAAGCAAAAGTTGGTTGCTGAACTTGAAGATAAAGGCTTTTATCTTCAGTTGCCACCTAAAGAAGATGATTTACTGATGACCCATCGTAAGTCTTTGGGTTTACAAGCCACACCAGATAAAAAGTTTTAA
- the rnd gene encoding ribonuclease D produces MQYELVTTFEHLNSVCNLAQQQKAVALDTEFVRTRTLSPQLGLIQLYDGHQLVLIDPLAIDDLSPFIALMENTSVVKVLHSCSEDLETFLTAFNTVPTPVFDSQFAASILGLGASLGYAKLVELLCDVSLDKGESRTDWIARPLREAQLSYAANDVLYLLPCYEHLVEKINEAGKLDWVYQEIAQLADKKRSQMPEEFAYMQIKNNWRLSKEQLTVLQALAAWRLATARKKDMALNFVFKEIHLYEAARLMPSSKSGLSQLHGVNPQSIRRYGETIITLISEARDKYAATSESLRLPKVSRLIDVASYKQTLAALKAVSDKIASENDVSPEVIASKKQLNQVLKWYWFDSDETRVLGLKPDVLSGWRAPLFEPHLEKLLGNKPSL; encoded by the coding sequence ATGCAATATGAATTAGTAACAACTTTCGAACACCTTAATAGCGTTTGTAACCTAGCCCAGCAACAAAAAGCAGTGGCGCTGGACACAGAATTTGTTCGCACTAGAACCCTGTCTCCGCAGCTTGGTTTAATCCAGTTGTATGACGGGCATCAGTTAGTGCTAATCGATCCGCTTGCGATTGATGATCTCTCGCCATTTATTGCTTTAATGGAAAATACCAGTGTGGTAAAAGTGCTGCACTCATGCTCAGAAGATCTCGAGACCTTTCTGACCGCATTCAACACCGTGCCAACACCCGTATTCGATAGTCAATTTGCTGCCAGTATTTTAGGCTTAGGCGCATCGCTAGGCTACGCAAAGCTGGTTGAGTTATTGTGCGATGTAAGCCTAGATAAAGGCGAGTCTCGAACCGACTGGATAGCTCGCCCTTTAAGAGAAGCGCAGCTTAGCTATGCGGCCAACGATGTACTGTATTTATTACCTTGCTATGAACATTTAGTTGAAAAAATAAATGAAGCAGGCAAGTTAGATTGGGTATACCAAGAGATAGCCCAACTAGCCGATAAAAAGCGCAGTCAAATGCCGGAAGAATTTGCTTATATGCAGATTAAAAACAACTGGCGTTTATCAAAAGAGCAACTTACCGTGCTACAAGCGCTTGCCGCATGGCGACTCGCTACTGCGCGCAAGAAAGACATGGCATTGAATTTTGTATTTAAAGAAATACATCTTTATGAAGCTGCACGTCTTATGCCTTCAAGCAAGTCAGGCTTATCTCAACTACATGGGGTGAACCCACAATCGATCAGGCGCTACGGTGAGACCATAATCACATTAATAAGCGAAGCTCGAGATAAATATGCGGCCACTTCTGAGTCACTTAGGTTACCTAAAGTCAGTCGTTTAATTGACGTTGCAAGCTACAAACAAACGTTAGCAGCGCTAAAAGCTGTGAGCGATAAAATTGCCAGCGAAAACGATGTATCGCCAGAAGTTATTGCATCTAAAAAACAATTGAACCAAGTGCTAAAATGGTACTGGTTCGACAGTGACGAAACCCGAGTGCTAGGCCTTAAGCCAGATGTATTATCTGGTTGGAGAGCGCCGCTATTCGAACCCCATTTAGAAAAGTTACTAGGCAATAAACCTAGTCTCTAA
- the fadD gene encoding long-chain-fatty-acid--CoA ligase FadD, whose protein sequence is MEKTWLKFYDPRVSAEIDADRYASVVDIFEQSVKKFKDKVAFINMGQSMTFGELDKLSAQYAAYLQNSGLKRGDAVAIMMPNLLQYPVAMFGVLRAGMVVVNVNPLYTARELKHQLNDANAKAIVIVENFACTLEEVISETNIQEVFLTSLGDMLPVPKRWVVNAVVKYVKKMVPAFNLAATTSFTSAIKQGQSLTYTRPDLTNDELAFLQYTGGTTGVSKGAMLTHRNMIANLEQVSGILETVIDEGEDFVVTALPLYHIFALLANCLMFLKYGCQNLLITNPRDMPGFVNELSKYPFTILPGVNTLFNGLLNTPGFSELDFKNFKFGLGGGMAVQRPVAEKWEKVTGTVLLEGYGLTECSPVVTVNPPQIDAYKGAIGMPVPSTDIKLLDDDGNEVEKGEPGELWVKGPQVMKGYLNRPEATDEILKDDWLATGDIATVDDEGYFYIVDRKKDMILVSGFNVFPNEIEEVAAMHDNIVESAAVGVPNEASGEVVKLFVVRNNDSLTAEAVIAHCREHLTGYKVPKQVVFKEDLPKTNVGKILRRELRD, encoded by the coding sequence GTGGAAAAAACCTGGCTCAAGTTTTACGACCCTCGTGTATCTGCAGAAATTGATGCAGATCGTTACGCATCTGTTGTCGATATATTCGAACAATCAGTAAAAAAGTTTAAAGACAAAGTTGCGTTTATCAACATGGGTCAGTCGATGACCTTTGGCGAACTCGACAAGTTATCTGCACAATATGCTGCCTACCTACAAAATAGCGGGTTAAAGCGCGGTGATGCCGTGGCAATCATGATGCCGAACTTGCTTCAGTACCCTGTAGCCATGTTTGGTGTACTTCGTGCTGGTATGGTTGTGGTTAACGTAAACCCGCTGTACACCGCAAGAGAGTTAAAGCATCAGTTAAATGATGCGAATGCTAAGGCAATTGTTATTGTTGAAAACTTTGCGTGCACACTTGAAGAAGTGATCAGTGAAACAAACATTCAAGAAGTGTTTCTTACTTCGCTAGGCGATATGCTGCCTGTACCAAAACGTTGGGTAGTGAATGCGGTAGTTAAGTATGTGAAAAAAATGGTGCCGGCTTTTAATTTGGCAGCGACTACATCTTTCACAAGCGCTATAAAGCAAGGGCAATCGTTAACCTATACCCGTCCAGATTTAACCAACGATGAACTGGCTTTCTTGCAGTACACCGGTGGCACCACGGGTGTATCTAAAGGCGCCATGCTGACACATCGCAATATGATTGCGAATCTTGAGCAAGTTTCTGGCATTTTAGAAACCGTAATAGATGAAGGCGAAGACTTCGTGGTAACCGCGTTGCCGCTTTACCATATATTCGCATTGCTTGCGAACTGCTTGATGTTCCTTAAATACGGTTGCCAAAACTTACTGATTACTAACCCTCGTGATATGCCAGGGTTTGTAAACGAATTGAGCAAATACCCTTTTACTATTCTTCCGGGTGTAAATACTTTGTTTAACGGCTTGTTAAACACACCAGGGTTTAGCGAGCTTGATTTTAAAAACTTTAAGTTTGGCTTAGGCGGCGGCATGGCTGTTCAACGCCCTGTTGCTGAAAAGTGGGAAAAGGTTACCGGTACTGTACTTCTTGAAGGTTATGGCCTTACGGAATGCTCGCCTGTTGTAACAGTAAACCCACCACAAATTGACGCGTACAAAGGCGCCATTGGTATGCCAGTACCTTCTACCGACATCAAACTTCTTGATGATGATGGTAACGAGGTAGAAAAAGGTGAGCCAGGTGAGCTTTGGGTGAAAGGCCCGCAAGTGATGAAAGGGTATTTAAATCGCCCAGAAGCCACTGACGAAATTCTTAAAGATGATTGGCTTGCCACCGGAGACATCGCCACGGTAGACGATGAAGGTTATTTCTATATTGTTGACCGTAAAAAGGATATGATCCTCGTCTCTGGATTCAATGTGTTTCCAAACGAAATTGAAGAAGTGGCTGCGATGCATGACAACATTGTTGAATCAGCAGCTGTTGGTGTGCCAAATGAAGCCAGTGGTGAAGTGGTGAAGTTATTTGTTGTTCGCAACAACGACTCGCTAACTGCTGAAGCGGTCATTGCGCACTGTAGAGAACACTTAACGGGCTATAAAGTGCCTAAGCAGGTAGTCTTCAAAGAAGATCTACCTAAAACCAATGTAGGTAAAATTCTGCGTCGGGAACTACGAGATTAA
- a CDS encoding alpha/beta fold hydrolase: protein MIEIEFTAGNLHLAALENQGAGTVVIGLHGYLDNAESLRLLAPYLQSQRFIALDLAGHGRSSHRPIGMHYNQADYLQDLHALIEDQEWEQVILLGHSMGGILASLYAGLFPEKVRGVISLDACGPLTLEADTSQAQMREAILSRKKKQRNKLTLVNLDDAVKARCKVSDIPADHARAILERNLTQDAGGHCFWSSDPRLRTKSVLRLTEEQAENIMSAIVCPILFVGASSSFKTLDSVYDKRQSWFKNARFEQLTGGHHIHMEKTDEVGMLIRQFVEQM from the coding sequence ATGATAGAAATTGAATTTACAGCAGGAAATTTACACTTAGCCGCACTAGAAAACCAAGGCGCTGGCACCGTAGTGATAGGGCTACATGGTTATTTAGATAACGCAGAAAGCCTACGGTTACTGGCCCCATATCTGCAATCTCAACGCTTTATCGCCCTTGATCTTGCTGGCCATGGTCGTTCATCCCATCGACCGATAGGCATGCACTATAATCAAGCCGATTACTTACAAGACTTGCATGCGTTGATAGAAGATCAAGAGTGGGAACAGGTTATACTGTTAGGGCATTCTATGGGGGGTATTTTAGCGTCATTGTATGCTGGGTTATTCCCTGAAAAAGTGAGGGGGGTGATCAGCCTTGATGCGTGTGGCCCGTTAACGCTAGAGGCGGATACTAGCCAAGCGCAGATGCGGGAAGCCATTCTTAGTAGGAAGAAAAAACAGCGCAATAAGTTAACCTTGGTTAATTTAGATGATGCGGTGAAAGCCCGCTGTAAGGTCTCTGATATTCCAGCTGATCATGCGCGCGCAATTCTAGAAAGGAATCTTACGCAAGATGCCGGTGGCCATTGCTTTTGGTCGAGCGACCCGCGTCTTCGCACCAAATCTGTCCTTCGATTAACCGAAGAACAGGCAGAAAACATTATGAGTGCGATAGTTTGTCCTATACTTTTTGTAGGTGCGTCAAGCAGCTTTAAAACCCTGGACAGTGTTTATGACAAAAGGCAATCCTGGTTTAAAAATGCTCGGTTTGAGCAATTAACAGGCGGCCATCATATTCACATGGAAAAAACTGATGAAGTTGGCATGTTAATCCGTCAGTTTGTTGAGCAAATGTAA
- a CDS encoding Slp family lipoprotein, with amino-acid sequence MLVRMLVIVSVVLFAGCAIVPESVEVPKGTELVSYSKAVTSGANAQGKMARWGGVIVGVENKPNKTFIELVHFPLNNYGKPNSGGETIGRFKVQIDGFVDPIVFEEGRSATFVGKLVPPTSGMVGEQPYMYPTILADDYHMWRKQEVYDVNMYYFDYGTGWYSPFMRHRPWGYPSYRRVRVTRYDNSPSSPKPSKNRSNVNTISSPNDKLRKDKAK; translated from the coding sequence ATGCTGGTTAGAATGTTAGTGATAGTAAGTGTGGTACTTTTCGCAGGTTGCGCGATTGTGCCAGAAAGCGTAGAAGTGCCTAAAGGTACTGAGCTAGTTTCTTATTCCAAAGCCGTTACTTCGGGTGCTAATGCACAAGGTAAAATGGCTCGGTGGGGCGGAGTTATTGTTGGGGTTGAAAATAAGCCAAACAAAACGTTCATCGAACTTGTTCATTTTCCACTAAATAATTACGGAAAGCCTAATAGTGGTGGCGAAACCATCGGGCGCTTTAAAGTGCAAATAGACGGCTTTGTCGATCCTATTGTTTTTGAAGAAGGTCGTTCTGCCACCTTTGTAGGAAAATTAGTACCACCCACATCGGGCATGGTAGGTGAACAACCCTACATGTACCCTACAATATTAGCTGACGACTACCACATGTGGCGTAAACAAGAGGTTTACGACGTGAACATGTACTATTTTGATTATGGTACAGGTTGGTATTCACCGTTTATGCGACATAGACCTTGGGGCTACCCAAGCTACAGAAGAGTGCGGGTAACACGCTACGATAATTCTCCGTCTAGCCCTAAACCTTCAAAAAATAGGTCGAACGTTAATACTATTTCAAGTCCGAATGATAAATTGCGCAAGGATAAAGCGAAATAA
- the tsaB gene encoding tRNA (adenosine(37)-N6)-threonylcarbamoyltransferase complex dimerization subunit type 1 TsaB — protein sequence MKVLAIDTATEACSVALNTNSEVVSRFEICPQQHSQRLLPMLDEVLKDAGLVLADLDLLAFGRGPGSFTGVRIATGMVQGLSLGSGLKVAGVSTLAAMAQQALATEQTTTKQVVWVVCATDARMGEVYFAIYKSENGSLKEVVAEQVCPPEIAVELIKDTIAANQGDAIDGFEPVGTGWQAYPPLEALLPIDHEVSIQFPDAVYMLPLAEQLANKGDVQVASDVKPVYLRDKVTWKKLPGRE from the coding sequence ATGAAAGTTTTAGCCATAGATACGGCAACAGAAGCCTGTTCAGTAGCACTTAATACTAACAGCGAGGTGGTTTCACGATTTGAAATTTGTCCACAGCAACATAGCCAGCGTTTACTGCCTATGTTGGATGAAGTGTTAAAAGATGCAGGCCTAGTGCTGGCCGATTTAGACCTATTGGCATTTGGCCGAGGCCCGGGGAGCTTTACCGGCGTGCGTATTGCTACCGGCATGGTTCAAGGTTTGTCACTGGGTAGTGGCTTAAAAGTCGCAGGTGTAAGCACGCTTGCGGCTATGGCGCAACAAGCGCTAGCCACTGAGCAAACTACAACCAAGCAGGTTGTGTGGGTTGTGTGTGCTACCGATGCCCGCATGGGCGAGGTTTATTTTGCCATCTACAAATCTGAAAATGGTTCATTAAAAGAAGTGGTTGCAGAGCAAGTGTGTCCTCCTGAAATCGCGGTAGAGCTTATTAAAGACACCATTGCTGCTAACCAAGGTGACGCTATTGATGGGTTTGAGCCTGTCGGTACCGGCTGGCAGGCTTATCCGCCACTTGAGGCATTGCTACCTATAGATCATGAGGTATCTATTCAATTTCCTGATGCGGTTTACATGCTGCCTCTTGCTGAGCAACTTGCTAATAAAGGTGACGTACAAGTGGCTAGTGATGTAAAACCTGTTTATCTACGCGACAAAGTGACGTGGAAAAAGTTACCGGGCCGCGAATAA
- a CDS encoding ATP-dependent DNA helicase codes for MPTIDDIFSSTGLLAKTINGFVPREAQTEMAQAVKEAIDETGSLVVEAGTGTGKTFAYLAPALLAEGKAIVSTGTKNLQEQLFHRDLPLVKKALSSRRKTALLKGRANYLCLHRLEQHGGNSTLVEKDVLGQLSEVKLWSTTTKTGDMGELKSLPEDARVLPLVTSTVDNCLGRDCPDYEECYLVKARRKALDADIIVVNHHLFFADMALKDTGFGELIPEADAIIFDEAHQIPDIAADYFGESLSTRQIQDLAKDITLIFRTVLKDAAQLDKAADKCRMIAADLRLLFPDTTQRGNWAEALMRDDVRLEVGKLAEALGVLHEVCKLHIGRDKDLDNLYERIVSVREQLDSLSDEKQENVSLWYETTTRHLIMHLTPLSIAAKFRRFVASPPRGWVFTSATLMVNGGFEHFQRRMGLEDSRTLGLDSPFNYPEQAMLCVPRYLPEPNSFSMRETLLNTAKRLIKASKGRCFLLFTSHAMLREIAGKLEDEIDNPLLVQGTTTKQALLDAYLADEKAVLMGTGAFWEGVDVRGNDLVCVMIDKLPFASPDDPLLQARMDDVKKRGANPFGVIQIPQAVIALKQGAGRLIRDPTDKGVLVICDNRLVTKPYAKTFIGSLPNMRRTRSLDEVESFLARIDEE; via the coding sequence ATGCCAACTATCGATGACATCTTTTCTTCCACGGGTTTACTTGCAAAAACCATCAATGGATTTGTTCCCCGTGAAGCGCAAACAGAAATGGCGCAGGCGGTAAAAGAAGCCATTGATGAAACCGGTAGCCTAGTGGTTGAAGCCGGGACCGGTACGGGGAAAACTTTCGCTTATCTAGCCCCTGCGCTGTTAGCTGAAGGCAAAGCGATTGTGTCGACGGGAACGAAAAACCTGCAAGAGCAGCTATTTCATCGAGATTTACCTTTGGTGAAAAAAGCCCTTAGCAGCAGACGTAAAACCGCACTGTTAAAAGGTCGTGCTAATTACCTTTGCTTGCACCGACTAGAACAACATGGCGGCAACTCCACGTTAGTGGAGAAAGACGTGTTAGGGCAGTTGTCTGAAGTAAAGCTGTGGTCTACCACCACAAAAACTGGCGACATGGGCGAGCTCAAAAGCTTACCCGAAGATGCGCGAGTGTTGCCATTAGTTACGTCTACCGTTGATAACTGTCTTGGGCGCGACTGCCCCGATTATGAAGAGTGTTATTTGGTTAAGGCACGGCGTAAAGCCTTGGATGCCGACATTATTGTGGTGAACCACCACTTGTTTTTCGCTGACATGGCATTAAAAGATACCGGCTTTGGAGAGCTTATCCCAGAAGCCGACGCCATTATATTTGATGAAGCCCATCAAATACCTGATATTGCCGCAGACTACTTTGGTGAATCGCTTTCCACGCGCCAAATTCAAGATTTAGCCAAAGATATTACCCTTATTTTTAGAACTGTGTTGAAAGACGCAGCGCAGTTAGATAAAGCTGCCGACAAATGCCGCATGATTGCTGCCGATTTACGCCTGTTATTCCCCGATACTACCCAGCGAGGAAATTGGGCTGAAGCCTTAATGCGTGATGATGTGCGCTTAGAAGTGGGCAAACTAGCAGAAGCGCTAGGGGTGCTGCATGAAGTGTGTAAATTGCACATTGGTCGAGATAAAGATTTAGATAATCTGTACGAAAGAATTGTGTCGGTGAGGGAACAACTCGACTCGTTAAGTGATGAAAAACAAGAAAATGTGAGCTTGTGGTATGAAACTACCACTCGCCATTTGATTATGCATTTAACGCCGTTATCGATTGCTGCTAAGTTCCGCCGTTTTGTAGCATCGCCTCCTCGCGGGTGGGTATTTACCTCGGCGACCTTGATGGTTAACGGCGGTTTTGAACATTTTCAACGCCGGATGGGATTAGAAGACTCAAGAACGCTAGGCTTAGATAGCCCTTTTAACTACCCTGAACAAGCCATGTTGTGTGTACCTCGGTATTTGCCCGAGCCGAACAGTTTTTCTATGCGTGAAACCTTGTTGAATACCGCAAAGAGGTTGATTAAAGCCAGTAAAGGCCGATGCTTTTTGTTGTTTACCAGCCACGCCATGCTGCGTGAAATTGCCGGTAAGCTAGAAGATGAAATTGACAACCCACTATTAGTGCAGGGCACAACGACTAAACAGGCGCTATTAGATGCCTACCTGGCTGATGAAAAAGCGGTATTAATGGGCACTGGCGCTTTTTGGGAAGGTGTGGACGTTCGAGGTAATGATTTGGTGTGCGTTATGATAGATAAACTGCCATTCGCATCACCAGACGATCCACTATTACAAGCACGAATGGACGACGTTAAAAAACGTGGCGCAAATCCATTTGGTGTTATTCAGATACCTCAGGCCGTTATTGCCTTAAAGCAGGGGGCTGGTCGATTAATCCGCGACCCTACCGATAAGGGAGTATTGGTTATTTGCGATAATCGTTTAGTCACAAAACCTTATGCGAAAACCTTTATAGGTAGTTTGCCGAATATGCGAAGAACCCGCAGTTTAGACGAAGTAGAGTCTTTCCTTGCAAGAATTGATGAAGAGTAA